The proteins below come from a single Candidatus Cetobacterium colombiensis genomic window:
- the recO gene encoding DNA repair protein RecO, whose amino-acid sequence MKFIRTKGLVIKKVDFGEGDRIITVFSENFGKIDLLVKGIRKSKKRDQSSVDLLTLSNFTFYKKGDNFILNTIDPIDFFYDLKNDIEKLEITSYILSIINEIIFPGERKKEFFQRIEKALNFIIKNNTQVNFFMILKMMNWIVKNEGYRINISGEKYFNIAESSITDFDDEKVIPLKKELFEILSNIEKKALISNEIANIEILIDAIILYEKYINYHLDTKLNLKKHLFGGYSC is encoded by the coding sequence ATGAAATTTATAAGAACTAAAGGATTGGTTATAAAAAAAGTTGATTTTGGAGAAGGGGATAGAATAATCACTGTATTTTCTGAAAATTTTGGAAAGATTGATCTTTTAGTTAAGGGAATTAGAAAAAGTAAAAAAAGAGACCAGAGTTCGGTAGATTTATTAACTCTATCAAATTTTACATTTTATAAAAAAGGTGATAATTTTATATTGAATACAATTGATCCAATTGATTTTTTTTATGATTTAAAGAATGATATAGAAAAGTTAGAAATAACATCATATATTCTTTCAATTATTAATGAAATTATTTTTCCAGGAGAGAGGAAAAAGGAATTTTTTCAAAGAATAGAAAAAGCTTTGAATTTTATTATAAAAAATAATACTCAAGTTAATTTTTTTATGATTTTAAAGATGATGAATTGGATAGTAAAAAATGAAGGTTATAGAATAAATATATCTGGAGAAAAATACTTTAATATAGCTGAATCATCAATAACGGACTTTGATGACGAAAAAGTTATCCCTTTAAAAAAAGAATTATTTGAGATATTGTCAAATATAGAGAAAAAAGCATTAATATCTAATGAAATTGCAAATATAGAAATTTTAATTGATGCAATTATTCTTTATGAAAAATATATAAACTATCATTTAGATACGAAATTAAATCTAAAGAAACATTTATTTGGAGGTTACTCATGTTAA
- the mreC gene encoding rod shape-determining protein MreC, whose translation MKAGKKKNRVLNIIYIFIILMVVVFFAKDVFMYTMTGVEELFLPIQSRIYFLSKKAKESTESVINYKELLNENTQLKHTLAEKSLVEEKNQRLLEENDRLRELLEMKEHFKFKFKVGKISFQQTREMFESFAINIGETEDIQKNMPVLYNESLIGKVEKVFKNYSVVQMITFQDSVVSANAGENTVGIIKGNRSDELIFEPVSFHEAQLKIGDKVYTSGISDIYPKDLYIGEICEVRKKYENNVEYLVKLPFNITDMNEIIVLTEVDR comes from the coding sequence ATGAAAGCAGGGAAGAAGAAAAATAGAGTATTAAATATAATATATATATTTATAATTTTAATGGTAGTAGTTTTTTTTGCTAAAGATGTTTTTATGTATACTATGACCGGAGTAGAAGAGTTATTTTTACCAATTCAGTCTAGGATATATTTTTTAAGTAAAAAAGCAAAAGAAAGTACAGAAAGTGTTATAAATTATAAAGAGCTATTAAATGAAAATACTCAATTAAAGCATACTTTAGCAGAAAAATCATTAGTTGAAGAAAAAAATCAAAGATTATTAGAAGAAAATGATAGATTAAGAGAACTTTTAGAGATGAAGGAACATTTTAAATTTAAATTTAAAGTTGGAAAAATAAGTTTTCAACAAACAAGAGAGATGTTTGAAAGTTTTGCTATAAATATAGGTGAAACAGAGGATATACAAAAAAATATGCCTGTTTTATATAATGAATCTTTAATAGGAAAAGTAGAAAAAGTTTTTAAAAATTATTCAGTTGTTCAAATGATAACATTTCAAGATTCTGTAGTAAGTGCTAATGCGGGAGAAAATACCGTAGGTATAATCAAAGGAAATAGAAGTGATGAATTAATATTTGAACCAGTATCTTTTCATGAAGCACAATTGAAAATAGGAGATAAGGTTTACACTTCAGGAATTAGTGATATTTATCCTAAAGATTTATATATTGGAGAAATTTGTGAAGTTAGAAAAAAATATGAGAACAATGTAGAATATTTAGTAAAATTACCATTTAATATAACTGATATGAATGAAATAATAGTTCTTACAGAGGTGGATAGATGA
- a CDS encoding M20/M25/M40 family metallo-hydrolase, with the protein MIKETRLVENFLDMVKISSPSKNERAIGDYLIQILKELGLEVKEDNAGELNGGNCGNIIGILKSPGKKRFLFSAHMDTVVPCDKVVPIMENGIIKSDGTSILGGDDKGGIAAIIEMLRVIKENNLDHPEIVIVFSMGEEIGLLGSKSFDIESYGVDFGFILDSSGKPGRIITKAPSAARGTITIIGKPAHAGISPENGINALTVAAHAITKIKLGRVDTETTSNIGVVKGGQATNIVMPSVELEYEARSLSNEKLESLLKETLDIFENVCKEFGAKFENDVKVEYPGFSLDDNAEVVEIVKQACNKAGIESETVSSGGGSDTNIYNSKGVPSVNLAVGMSKVHTLEEYIEIKDLVNLSKILVEIIKG; encoded by the coding sequence ATGATAAAAGAAACTAGATTAGTAGAAAATTTTTTAGATATGGTAAAAATTTCATCTCCTTCAAAAAATGAAAGAGCAATTGGAGATTATTTAATTCAAATTTTAAAAGAGTTAGGATTAGAAGTAAAGGAAGATAATGCAGGAGAATTAAACGGTGGAAACTGTGGAAATATAATAGGAATTTTAAAATCACCAGGAAAAAAAAGATTCTTATTTAGTGCTCACATGGACACAGTTGTACCTTGTGATAAAGTTGTACCTATTATGGAAAATGGAATAATAAAGTCAGATGGAACTTCTATATTAGGAGGAGATGACAAAGGTGGTATTGCTGCTATAATTGAAATGTTAAGAGTAATTAAGGAAAATAATTTAGATCACCCAGAGATAGTAATAGTTTTTTCTATGGGAGAAGAGATAGGGTTATTAGGATCTAAATCTTTTGATATTGAAAGCTATGGAGTAGATTTTGGATTTATTTTAGATTCAAGTGGAAAACCAGGAAGAATTATAACTAAGGCACCATCAGCAGCAAGAGGAACAATAACTATTATAGGAAAACCTGCCCATGCAGGAATATCTCCTGAAAATGGAATTAATGCATTGACAGTTGCAGCTCATGCAATAACAAAAATAAAGTTAGGAAGAGTTGATACAGAAACAACTTCAAACATAGGAGTTGTAAAAGGAGGACAAGCTACAAATATAGTTATGCCATCTGTAGAGTTAGAATATGAGGCAAGAAGCTTATCTAATGAAAAATTAGAGAGTTTACTAAAAGAAACGCTAGACATATTTGAAAATGTTTGTAAAGAATTTGGAGCAAAATTTGAAAATGATGTAAAAGTTGAATATCCTGGATTTTCTTTAGATGATAATGCTGAGGTAGTTGAGATTGTGAAACAAGCTTGTAATAAAGCAGGAATAGAAAGTGAAACAGTGTCTTCTGGTGGTGGAAGTGATACAAATATATACAATAGCAAAGGAGTTCCAAGTGTGAATTTAGCAGTAGGAATGTCAAAAGTTCATACATTAGAAGAATATATTGAAATAAAAGATTTAGTAAATCTATCAAAAATATTAGTTGAAATTATAAAAGGTTAA
- a CDS encoding NADH-dependent [FeFe] hydrogenase, group A6 yields the protein MKNVIVIIDGKEIETLAGTTILEAAKTAGIRIPSLCYMNIPEIGFKNDCASCRICVVEVVGRKNLVPACATPVAPGMIINTNTMEVLEKRRNVLELMLSNHPTDCLICAKNGKCDLQTLAMEFGIRDIRFKGKIFEYRREVSPSIVRDLDKCIMCRRCENMCNNIQKCQVLSAVNRGFKSVVSSAFELDLDKTNCTFCGQCVAVCPVGALYEKDYTWQLIKDIANPRKRVTVQVAPAVRVAIGEEFGYEPGTDVTGQLVTALKKLGFDDVFDTDYAADLTIMEEAAEFKQRLEKYLAGDKDVKLPILTSCCPAWVNFIENHYPDMLDIPSSAKSPQQMFGAVLKNIWGPARGIKRDEIINVSIMPCLAKKYESSRPEFSTDGIPDVDYSISTRELAHLLKQSNIDLRKLDNSEFDNPLGYSTGAAVIFGRTGGVIEAATRTLYEWMTNEVLEDVNFKAMRGMEGIKISEIKVGEEIIKIGIANGLSSAKELLDKVRSGEEFFHAIEIMACKGGCVGGGGQPYHHGDFEKVIKRAEGLQSIDNTKTFRKSHENPYIQSLYEKHLEYPLSSEAHRILHTKYYSKKN from the coding sequence ATGAAAAATGTTATTGTTATAATAGATGGTAAAGAAATTGAGACTTTAGCAGGAACAACAATATTAGAAGCAGCTAAAACCGCAGGAATAAGAATACCTAGTTTATGTTATATGAATATTCCAGAAATTGGATTTAAAAATGATTGTGCTTCGTGCAGAATATGTGTTGTTGAAGTTGTAGGAAGAAAAAATTTAGTTCCAGCATGTGCTACACCAGTAGCACCAGGAATGATAATAAATACAAATACAATGGAAGTTTTAGAAAAAAGAAGAAATGTTTTAGAGTTGATGTTATCAAATCATCCAACTGATTGCTTGATATGTGCAAAAAATGGAAAATGTGATTTACAAACTTTAGCAATGGAGTTTGGAATTAGAGATATAAGATTCAAGGGTAAAATCTTTGAATATAGAAGAGAAGTTTCTCCATCGATAGTTAGAGATTTAGATAAATGCATAATGTGTAGAAGATGTGAAAATATGTGTAATAATATTCAAAAATGTCAGGTTTTATCAGCAGTTAATAGAGGATTTAAATCGGTTGTATCAAGTGCTTTTGAATTAGATTTAGATAAAACTAATTGTACTTTCTGTGGACAATGTGTTGCAGTTTGTCCAGTAGGAGCACTTTATGAGAAAGACTACACATGGCAGTTAATAAAAGATATAGCAAATCCAAGAAAAAGAGTAACTGTTCAAGTGGCACCAGCAGTAAGAGTGGCAATAGGAGAAGAATTTGGGTATGAACCAGGTACAGATGTAACAGGACAATTGGTAACAGCATTAAAAAAACTAGGATTTGACGATGTTTTTGATACTGATTATGCAGCAGATTTAACGATAATGGAGGAAGCTGCAGAATTTAAACAAAGATTAGAAAAATATTTAGCAGGAGATAAAGATGTAAAACTTCCAATATTAACTTCATGCTGCCCTGCGTGGGTTAATTTTATAGAGAACCATTATCCTGATATGTTGGATATTCCATCTTCTGCAAAATCCCCACAACAAATGTTTGGAGCTGTATTAAAAAATATATGGGGACCTGCTAGAGGAATAAAAAGAGATGAAATAATAAATGTTTCTATAATGCCTTGTTTAGCTAAAAAGTATGAATCATCTAGACCGGAATTTTCTACAGATGGAATTCCAGATGTAGACTATTCAATATCAACGAGAGAACTAGCTCATCTTTTAAAACAATCTAATATAGATTTAAGAAAATTAGATAATTCAGAATTTGATAATCCTTTAGGATATTCAACTGGGGCAGCAGTTATATTTGGTAGAACTGGAGGAGTAATAGAAGCTGCTACAAGAACACTTTATGAGTGGATGACTAATGAAGTATTAGAAGATGTTAATTTTAAAGCAATGAGGGGAATGGAAGGAATTAAGATAAGCGAGATTAAAGTAGGAGAAGAAATTATAAAAATAGGGATAGCGAATGGACTATCTTCAGCTAAAGAATTACTTGATAAAGTAAGAAGTGGAGAAGAGTTTTTTCATGCAATAGAAATAATGGCATGTAAAGGTGGATGTGTAGGAGGGGGAGGACAGCCTTATCATCATGGAGATTTTGAAAAAGTAATAAAAAGAGCAGAAGGATTACAAAGTATAGATAATACAAAGACATTTAGAAAATCACATGAAAATCCATATATACAATCACTATATGAAAAACATTTAGAATATCCTTTAAGTTCCGAAGCGCATAGAATCTTACATACAAAGTATTATTCTAAAAAAAACTAA
- the nuoF gene encoding NADH-quinone oxidoreductase subunit NuoF has product MKEKKKILVCGGTGCLSTKGAQIVENLRKSIKEHGLKNEVEVIQTGCFGFCEKGPIVKIIPENTFYIEVKPEDAERIIVEDIISEKRIVDLLYIDPRNGERVFEGENMEFYKKQIRIALKNCGSIDPESIEQYIAADGYAALKKILTTMTPEAVVKIVKDSGLRGRGGGGYLSGLKWEFASKNASDQKYIVCNADEGDPGAFMDRSILEGDPHSIIEGMAIAGYAIGATKGLVYIRAEYPLAIDRLRKAIDSARNNGILGKNIFGKNFDFDIEIKYGAGAFVCGEETALIHSMEGGRGEPTMKPPYPAESGYWGKPTIVNNVETLANIAQIILKGAEWFRSIGTKNSPGTKVFALAGKINNVGLVEVPMGTTLREVIFEIGGGIKNNKKFKAVQTGGPSGGCLTEKDLDTPIDFDTLLAKGSMMGSGGMIVMDEDDCMVAVSKFYLEFTVDESCGKCAPCRIGNTRLWEILDRITKGEGKEEDIPLLQELSKTIKTTSLCGLGQTSPNPVLSTLNQFMDEYLEHIHEKKCRAGQCQALRKYLINDKCVGCTACARVCPVACIDGKVKERHVIDQTRCIKCGACYNSCKFSAIDVV; this is encoded by the coding sequence ATGAAAGAAAAAAAGAAAATACTTGTTTGTGGTGGTACTGGTTGTTTATCTACAAAAGGAGCGCAAATTGTAGAAAATTTAAGAAAATCAATAAAAGAACATGGATTGAAAAATGAAGTTGAGGTTATACAAACTGGTTGTTTTGGATTTTGTGAAAAAGGACCAATTGTAAAAATTATACCAGAAAATACATTTTATATTGAAGTAAAACCAGAAGATGCTGAAAGAATAATAGTTGAAGACATAATTAGTGAAAAAAGAATAGTTGATCTTCTTTATATTGACCCAAGAAATGGTGAAAGAGTTTTTGAGGGTGAAAATATGGAGTTCTATAAGAAACAAATTAGAATAGCCCTAAAAAACTGTGGTAGTATAGATCCAGAGTCAATAGAACAATATATAGCTGCAGATGGATATGCTGCTTTAAAGAAAATATTAACAACAATGACACCAGAAGCTGTTGTAAAGATAGTTAAAGATTCTGGTCTTAGAGGAAGAGGTGGAGGAGGTTATTTAAGTGGTTTAAAATGGGAGTTTGCCTCTAAAAATGCATCAGATCAAAAATATATAGTTTGCAATGCTGACGAAGGTGATCCAGGAGCATTTATGGACAGATCTATTTTAGAGGGAGATCCACATAGTATAATAGAGGGAATGGCAATTGCAGGATATGCTATAGGAGCTACAAAAGGTCTTGTTTATATTAGAGCTGAATATCCATTAGCTATAGATAGGTTAAGAAAAGCAATAGATTCAGCTAGAAATAATGGAATATTAGGGAAAAATATATTTGGTAAAAATTTTGATTTTGATATTGAGATAAAATATGGAGCAGGAGCTTTTGTTTGTGGAGAAGAGACAGCACTAATTCATTCAATGGAAGGTGGAAGAGGAGAACCAACAATGAAGCCTCCTTATCCAGCGGAATCAGGTTATTGGGGAAAACCTACTATAGTTAATAATGTTGAAACATTAGCAAATATAGCTCAAATAATATTAAAAGGAGCAGAATGGTTCAGAAGTATAGGAACTAAAAATTCACCAGGTACAAAAGTTTTTGCTTTAGCTGGAAAAATTAATAATGTTGGATTAGTTGAAGTTCCGATGGGAACAACATTAAGAGAAGTAATTTTTGAAATAGGTGGAGGAATAAAAAATAACAAAAAATTTAAAGCTGTTCAAACTGGAGGACCATCAGGAGGGTGTTTAACGGAAAAGGACTTGGATACTCCAATTGATTTTGATACCCTTTTAGCGAAAGGGTCTATGATGGGCTCTGGTGGAATGATTGTAATGGATGAAGATGACTGTATGGTAGCAGTATCAAAATTTTATTTAGAATTTACAGTAGATGAATCTTGTGGTAAATGTGCTCCATGTAGAATAGGAAACACTAGGCTGTGGGAAATATTAGATAGAATAACAAAAGGAGAGGGAAAAGAAGAAGATATACCTCTATTACAAGAGTTGTCAAAAACAATAAAAACAACATCTCTTTGTGGATTGGGACAAACATCACCAAACCCTGTTTTGTCAACTTTAAATCAATTTATGGATGAGTACTTGGAACATATTCATGAAAAAAAATGCAGAGCAGGCCAATGTCAAGCATTAAGAAAATATTTAATAAATGATAAATGCGTAGGATGTACTGCTTGTGCAAGAGTTTGCCCAGTTGCTTGTATTGATGGAAAAGTTAAAGAAAGACATGTTATAGATCAAACTAGATGCATAAAATGTGGTGCTTGTTATAATTCTTGTAAATTTAGTGCAATAGATGTAGTTTAA
- a CDS encoding NADH-quinone oxidoreductase subunit NuoE family protein, with amino-acid sequence MTCDNKLKKEMFEELKKYINDIEEKNGALISVLHKGQEIFGYLPKEVQEFIAKEMGLPIAKVYGVVSFYHFFSMTPKGKHPISVCMGTACYVRGAEKVLNNVKNYLGIDVGETTEDGLFSIDALRCVGACGLAPVVLIGKDVYGKEEVKDMKKILEKYRKESTK; translated from the coding sequence ATGACTTGCGATAATAAGTTAAAGAAAGAAATGTTTGAAGAATTAAAAAAATATATTAATGATATCGAAGAAAAAAACGGTGCATTAATATCTGTTCTTCATAAAGGACAAGAAATTTTTGGTTATTTACCTAAAGAAGTTCAAGAATTTATTGCAAAAGAGATGGGACTCCCAATAGCTAAAGTATATGGTGTTGTTAGTTTTTATCACTTTTTTTCCATGACTCCAAAAGGAAAGCATCCAATTTCAGTTTGTATGGGAACAGCTTGTTATGTAAGAGGAGCTGAAAAAGTTTTAAATAATGTAAAAAATTATTTAGGAATTGATGTAGGAGAAACAACAGAAGATGGATTATTCTCTATAGATGCACTTAGATGTGTTGGAGCTTGTGGTTTAGCTCCAGTAGTTTTAATAGGAAAAGATGTATACGGAAAAGAAGAAGTGAAAGATATGAAAAAGATTTTGGAGAAATATAGAAAAGAATCAACTAAATAA
- the fba gene encoding class II fructose-1,6-bisphosphate aldolase gives MSYNYKDLGLSNTREMFAKANKEHYAVPAFNFNNMEQMLAIVEACAEMGSPVILQCSTGALKYMTKEVTPLLAKAAVDRARAMGSDIPVALHLDHGPNLDAVKSCIDAGFSSVMIDGSHYSFEENIAITKEVVEYAKNFDVTVEAELGVLAGVEDDVVAEHSIFTNPDEVEEFVSKTGVDSLAIAIGTSHGAHKFKPGTNPKLELDILAEIERRIPGFPIVLHGSSAVPQKYVEEIKKYGGELTDAIGIPNSELMGAAKSGVAKINVDTDGRLAFTAGVRRVFAEQPGEFDPRKYLGVAKEEMKSYYKEKIKEVFGSENAYKAGK, from the coding sequence ATGTCATATAATTACAAAGATTTAGGATTATCTAATACTAGAGAAATGTTTGCAAAAGCTAACAAAGAGCATTATGCAGTTCCAGCATTTAACTTCAACAACATGGAGCAAATGCTAGCAATCGTAGAAGCTTGTGCTGAGATGGGTTCGCCAGTTATATTACAATGTTCAACAGGAGCATTAAAGTATATGACAAAAGAGGTTACTCCACTTTTAGCAAAAGCAGCTGTAGATAGAGCAAGAGCTATGGGATCAGACATTCCAGTAGCATTACACTTAGATCACGGTCCAAACTTAGATGCAGTAAAATCTTGTATCGATGCAGGATTCTCATCAGTAATGATCGACGGATCTCACTATTCATTCGAGGAGAATATTGCAATAACTAAGGAAGTTGTAGAGTACGCTAAAAACTTTGATGTTACAGTAGAAGCTGAATTAGGAGTTTTAGCTGGTGTTGAAGATGACGTTGTTGCAGAGCACAGCATCTTTACAAATCCTGATGAAGTAGAAGAGTTTGTATCTAAAACAGGAGTAGATTCATTAGCAATAGCTATTGGAACTTCACACGGAGCTCACAAATTCAAACCAGGAACAAATCCAAAATTAGAATTAGATATATTAGCTGAAATCGAAAGAAGAATCCCAGGATTCCCAATCGTATTACACGGATCTTCAGCAGTACCTCAAAAATATGTTGAAGAAATCAAAAAATATGGTGGAGAATTAACTGACGCTATTGGAATTCCTAACAGCGAGTTAATGGGAGCAGCAAAATCAGGTGTTGCAAAAATAAACGTAGATACTGATGGAAGACTTGCATTTACAGCAGGAGTAAGAAGAGTATTTGCTGAGCAACCAGGAGAATTTGACCCTAGAAAATATTTAGGTGTTGCAAAAGAGGAAATGAAATCTTACTATAAAGAAAAAATTAAAGAAGTTTTCGGTTCTGAGAACGCTTATAAAGCTGGAAAATAA
- the serS gene encoding serine--tRNA ligase → MLDLRFIRENIDMLQEMLVNRGSNIDLQEFVQLDTERREMLSQVEMLKNKRNIASAEIAKKKKAGEDASEIIAEMGLVAAEIKELDAKLSEVEEKVTYFQMTLPNMYHSSTPIGKDEDDNVEIRTWGTPKEFSFEPKEHWELGENLGILDFERGAKLGGSRFTIYRGAAARLERALISFMLDIHTTEHGYTEHLTPFIVRREICEGTGQLPKFEEDMYKTTDDMFLISTSEITLTNIHRQEILNESDLPKYYTAYSPCFRREAGSYGRDLKGLIRQHQFNKVEMVKLATPETSYDELEKMVLNAETILQRLGLPYRVIQLCSGDMGFGAAKTYDLEVWLPGQNKFREISSCSNCGDFQARRMGLKYRPEGNSKSEFCHTLNGSGLAVGRTLLAIMENYQQEDGSFLIPEALVPYMGGMTVVKK, encoded by the coding sequence ATGCTAGATTTAAGATTTATTCGTGAAAACATTGATATGTTACAAGAAATGCTTGTAAACAGAGGAAGCAACATTGATCTTCAAGAGTTTGTACAATTAGATACTGAGAGAAGAGAGATGTTATCCCAAGTTGAAATGCTAAAAAATAAAAGAAACATAGCATCAGCAGAGATAGCTAAGAAGAAAAAAGCAGGAGAAGATGCATCTGAAATTATAGCAGAGATGGGGTTAGTAGCTGCGGAGATAAAAGAATTAGATGCAAAATTATCAGAAGTAGAGGAAAAAGTAACATATTTCCAAATGACATTACCAAATATGTATCACTCAAGTACTCCAATTGGAAAAGATGAAGATGATAATGTTGAAATAAGAACATGGGGAACACCTAAAGAATTTTCATTTGAACCAAAAGAGCATTGGGAATTAGGAGAAAACTTAGGAATTTTAGATTTTGAAAGAGGAGCTAAGTTAGGTGGATCAAGATTTACGATCTATAGAGGAGCTGCAGCTAGATTAGAAAGAGCTTTAATTAGTTTTATGTTAGATATACATACAACAGAGCACGGATATACTGAGCACTTAACACCATTTATTGTTAGAAGAGAAATTTGTGAAGGAACAGGACAACTTCCAAAGTTTGAAGAGGATATGTATAAAACAACAGATGATATGTTTTTAATTTCAACTTCAGAAATTACTTTAACAAATATTCATAGACAAGAAATATTAAATGAAAGTGATTTACCAAAGTACTATACAGCGTATTCACCTTGTTTTAGAAGAGAAGCTGGTTCTTACGGTAGAGATTTAAAAGGATTAATTAGACAACACCAATTTAACAAAGTAGAAATGGTAAAATTAGCAACTCCAGAAACATCTTATGATGAGTTAGAGAAAATGGTTTTAAATGCAGAGACTATACTTCAAAGATTAGGATTACCTTATAGAGTTATTCAATTATGTTCAGGAGATATGGGATTTGGAGCAGCTAAAACTTACGACTTAGAAGTTTGGTTACCTGGACAAAATAAATTTAGAGAAATTTCATCATGTTCAAACTGTGGAGATTTCCAAGCTAGAAGAATGGGATTAAAGTATAGACCTGAAGGAAATTCTAAGAGTGAATTCTGTCACACATTAAATGGATCTGGATTAGCTGTAGGAAGAACATTACTAGCGATTATGGAAAACTATCAACAAGAAGATGGATCATTCTTAATTCCAGAAGCTTTAGTACCATACATGGGTGGTATGACGGTTGTTAAAAAATAG
- a CDS encoding TIGR03936 family radical SAM-associated protein: MKKRIFFDKYGEMRFISHLDMLRFADRLLKKAHIPMKYSQGFHPRPKISLGNPVSLGTEAFNEIMDIELSEMMTNEEVMEKMNSAAVPGFRVNKVEDIVDKKSIVDTYTNAVFEITGDKKNIDILEELFNREEIIERKEKNGKISERNLGERVKAFSRVENTINLELVNTSPNSFLILAGVDVKDVHIVKKGYKN; encoded by the coding sequence ATGAAAAAAAGAATATTTTTTGATAAATATGGTGAAATGAGATTCATATCACATTTAGATATGCTTAGATTTGCAGATAGATTATTAAAAAAAGCTCATATTCCAATGAAATATAGTCAAGGGTTCCATCCAAGACCAAAAATTTCTTTAGGGAATCCTGTTTCTTTAGGAACAGAAGCTTTTAATGAAATAATGGATATAGAGTTATCAGAAATGATGACAAATGAAGAAGTTATGGAGAAAATGAATTCTGCAGCAGTTCCTGGCTTTAGAGTTAATAAAGTTGAAGATATTGTAGATAAAAAAAGTATTGTAGATACATATACTAATGCAGTTTTCGAAATAACAGGAGATAAAAAAAATATAGATATCTTAGAAGAGTTATTTAATAGAGAAGAAATAATAGAAAGAAAAGAAAAAAATGGAAAAATATCTGAAAGAAATTTAGGAGAGAGAGTGAAAGCCTTTTCTCGTGTAGAAAATACAATAAATTTAGAGTTAGTAAATACTTCTCCAAATTCATTTTTGATTTTGGCAGGAGTAGATGTAAAAGATGTTCATATAGTGAAAAAAGGTTATAAAAACTAA
- the lpxD gene encoding UDP-3-O-(3-hydroxymyristoyl)glucosamine N-acyltransferase: MTYKIDELITLLECEVKGDAKVNITGLSPFFQAEEGEVTFASDEKFLKKLDETKASVVIVPFGIELPDNGKTYLLVKDNPRVLMPKLLGFFKRKLKRMEKMIEDSAVIGEDCIIGVNAYIGHDVKLGKNVIIYPNTTICEGVEIGDNTTIYSNVTIREFCKIGTNCVIQPGAVIGSDGFGFVKVNGNNTKIDQIGSVIIEDFVEIGANTTIDRGTIGNTLIKKYTKIDNLVQIAHNDIIGQNCLIISQVGIAGSTEVGDNTTLGGQVGVAGHIKIGSNVMVGAKSGIIGNVDDNQILAGHPLMNLKDDLKVKAAQKKLPELLKRVKELEKKL; this comes from the coding sequence ATGACTTATAAAATAGATGAGTTAATTACCCTTCTTGAATGTGAGGTAAAGGGAGATGCCAAGGTAAACATTACAGGGTTATCTCCCTTTTTTCAAGCTGAAGAAGGAGAAGTAACTTTTGCATCAGATGAAAAATTTTTAAAAAAATTAGATGAAACAAAGGCAAGTGTTGTAATTGTTCCTTTTGGAATAGAATTACCAGACAATGGAAAAACTTACCTATTAGTAAAAGATAATCCAAGAGTATTAATGCCAAAACTTTTAGGTTTTTTTAAAAGAAAATTGAAAAGAATGGAAAAAATGATTGAAGACTCTGCAGTTATTGGTGAAGATTGTATAATAGGAGTAAATGCATATATAGGTCATGATGTAAAGTTAGGAAAAAATGTTATAATATATCCAAATACAACAATATGTGAAGGTGTAGAAATCGGAGATAATACGACAATTTATTCTAATGTAACAATAAGAGAATTTTGTAAAATTGGAACTAATTGTGTGATCCAACCTGGAGCAGTTATTGGTTCTGATGGATTTGGATTTGTAAAAGTTAATGGAAATAATACAAAGATAGATCAAATTGGTTCTGTTATCATTGAAGATTTTGTAGAAATAGGAGCAAATACAACAATCGATAGAGGAACAATAGGTAATACATTAATAAAGAAATATACAAAGATAGATAATTTAGTTCAAATTGCTCATAATGATATAATAGGGCAAAACTGTTTAATAATATCACAAGTAGGGATAGCAGGAAGTACTGAGGTTGGCGATAATACAACTTTAGGTGGTCAAGTGGGAGTAGCAGGTCATATAAAAATAGGAAGTAATGTAATGGTTGGAGCGAAATCTGGGATTATTGGTAATGTTGATGATAATCAGATTTTAGCAGGACATCCATTAATGAATCTAAAAGATGATTTAAAAGTTAAAGCTGCTCAAAAGAAATTACCTGAATTATTAAAAAGAGTAAAAGAATTAGAAAAAAAATTATAA